In Sphingobacterium sp. SYP-B4668, the sequence GCTACTGCTGCGGCTGTGGCCCTTGTCACTATCGGTATTACATTCTATTTCCAAATACAGCGTAGCTCCACCCAGATTCAGGATACTTCTATTACACGGCTGCACCCGGACATACAGCCCGGCGGCAATAAGGCCGTCTTGACTCTTTCCAATGGCAAACGTATTCAGCTCGACGATAGTCGTACCGCTCGATACACCGAAGCCGGAGTCACCATCAGGCAAGATAAGGATGGGTCCATAGCCTACGCAATACAAGAATCACAAGATGTGCATACTCCCGGGATCAATGCCGTCGAAGTGCCCAAAGGCGGCCAGTACAAGGTCACTCTCCCCGATGGTACCAAGGTCTGGTTGAATGCAGCCTCCTCCTTGCGATATCCTACCCAGTTTATTGGAGATTTGAGAGAAGTAGAATTGACCGGAGAGGGATACTTTGATGTGACCGCTGACAAGTCCATGCCATTTGTCGTGAAAAGTCGTGGGCAGTTTGTTAAAGTGCTAGGGACTGAATTTAATATCAATGCTTACGAAAATGAAGCACTAGTCTCGACCACCTTGATCGAGGGTAAGGTACACGTCTCTCGAGCTGCGAATAGGGGCGATGTCAGAGAATTGCATCCTGGTCAACAAGCGGTAATGAGTAGCGGTCGTATTGACATAAAGAACGTAAATGTTTCCTATTACACGGGCTGGAAGGACGGTAAGTTTATTGTCAACCGAGAGAAACTTACTGTGGTGTTACGGCAGATAGAGCGTTGGTATGATGTCTCTTTTGAATATGACAAGAATATTCCAGATGTACCACTGTGGGGTACGTTATCGCGTGGAGTTTTGTTGTCAGAATTACTACAAGCGTTGGAAGCTAATACAGGTTATCATTTCAGACAAGAAGGGAGAAAGGTAATTATGAGTCAATAATTCGCTGTCTGCCCTAGTTCGAACAAAGCAGAATTCCGACGGCTATCAGAATTCTGCAGATATACCGGGCTCTATAAATGAGGAGTTAACAAATCACCAATTATAAACCAAGCATACAAACTTAGCAAAATAAAAGCAGAGGACGTATGTAAATCTAAATTACAGATCAATGAAATTTGATGAATTAATACAATTTTTTCGGGTTATGAGACTGACTTTAATACTGTTGCTTGCCGGCGTATTCCAAGTGTCGGCTTATACCTATGCACAACGTATCCATTTAACAGCAAAAGACGCCTCGTTGGAATCTGTACTAGTCGATCTCCAGCAACAAAGCGGGTTTAATTTTTTATTCAAGGCCGAGTACTTCAATCGTGCGAAGCCCGTGACCTTGAAAGTTAGGGATAAGACGCTGAATGAAGTATTGTCGGTTGTACTGGCTGATCAACCTTTTGACTATCAAATCAAGGGAAACTTTGTGTCGCTGATACCTAAAAAAGGACGATCTCCTAGCGAATCTATGAAGCAGCAACAGATTGAAGGTGTGGTAACCGATTCATTAGGCACCCCATTGGAAGGTGTCTCCGTCTTGGTAAAAAGCACTGCACGAGGTACATCGACAGATGTTAATGGTGTTTTTTACATAGATGCCAAGCAGGGAGAAGTACTGGAATTCAAGAACGTGGGTTATGTGACACGAGAACTGGTCGTGTCGGCTGCCCAGTCCAAAATAACAGTACGCTTATCCGCAATTTCCTCTGCGCTGGATGAGGTCGTAGTGGTCGCTTACGGCAGCCAGAAAAAAGAGACAGTCACGGGAGCAGTTGCATCCATATCTACCAAAGAAATAAAGCAAAGCCCTGCGGCCAACCTTGCCGTAACACTAGCGGGGCGCTTGCCGGGGCTTACTACCGTCCAACAGAGCGGCGAACCAGGAAGAGACTTGACCAGTTTATACTTACGTGGGCAACGTACCTTGAACGGACAAGCACCACTGATCATGGTAGATGGTGTGCCTCGGGAGCTTACCTATATCGATCCGAATGAAGTACAGACCGTCACTATTTTGAAAGATGCCTCTGCTACAGCTGTATTTGGGGTGAGGGGAGCCAATGGCGTCATCCTTGTAACCACCCGACGCGGTATTTCTGAAAAGCCTGAAATATCTTTTTCAAGTGAGACCGGAATACAGCAATTCAATCGGCTCCCGAATCCCGTCAATTCAGCAGAATATGCCGAATTATCCAATCAAGCTTGGATGAACGACGGCCGCCCTGCCTTTTCAAAATTTAGCGAGCAAGCAATTTTGCACTATCGCAACCAAGATCGTCCTGATATCTATCCAGACAATGACTGGATGGATATATTGACCAAGGACAATACGATGCAACAGCGTTTTAATTTGAATGTGAGTGGACAGGCAAAAGCAAAAGCCATGCGCTACTTTGTCAATGTTGGTGCGCTCAGCCAAAATGGACTGTGGAAAACCGAACAAACGGACTACAATGCCAATAGCTCCTTAAAACGCTATAATTTCCGCTCGAATATCGATCTTGAACTCAATAAAAATCTGCGTGCTTTTCTCAATGTTGCCGGATATTTAGAGCTGATAAATGCTCCAAATCCAGATCGTGGCACCGATCAATTATTGTATTATTCCTATATCTATCCCGCTACTATGCCCGGACCGCTTACGCCGGATGGTCAGGTATTGACCACGCTATCTGAATCTAACCCGCCATGGGCGCTCATTAATCGCTCAGGCTATCGACAGCAAAAAAATGTCAACGTAACGGCTTCCTACGGTATGGAGCAGAAGTTGGATTTTGTAACCCCGGGTCTTTCTGCCAAAGTAATGGCATCCTTCGACACGCGGACTATTTATCGGGTCGATGCTCGTCAAACATTCCAGCAATGGATCATGGATTTAGTTCCTGATGAAAATGGAGTGGAACAACCCGTCTACCGTCGGCGTGATCAGCAGGAAAATACACCATTGGCACTGAGCAATAGTTCAGATTTCATGTCATATTTTAATTTACAAGGATCTTTAAATTATAGTCGTGAATTTGGCGAGCACGCCTTTACAGGTTTGTTGTTGTTTCAACAGGACGAGCAGATTCTTAATGGTGACAGATTGCCCTACCGGATTATGGGAGCTGCATCTCGGTTGACTTATGGGTATAAAAGTAAATATTTTGTTGAATTTAATGCCGGTTACAATGGTTCAGAGCAATTTTCGCGTGGCAACCGTTTTGGATTTTTCCCTTCTGTTTCAGGTAGCTGGATCGTGACCCGAGAGAAGTTCCTAGCGGCCAACGATGTATTGAGCCTATTAAAGCTACGGGCTTCCTACGGTAAAGTTGGAAATGACCGGCTGGGCGGGGCTCGTTTTTTATATCTTGATAACATTAGTTTGGCTGGAGGTGGTTATAATCCTAGTTTATTTAATGGACAAAAAATCAATGAAATATTGATAGGTAACCCCAGTCTGCGTTGGGAGGTAAGTTCGAAAGTCAATTTAGGATTTGAAATTGGTCTATTTAATCAATTTGATGTGGTCGTGGATGTTTTCAACGAAAATACGGACAATATGCTTATCAATAGGCAACAGGTATCTCAAATAATTGGGTTATCGGGTCTGCCGCCTATCAATGCAGGAGTGGTGAAAAATAAGGGCTATGAAATCGAATTAAGGTATCGTAAAAACTTTAAACCAGACTTCGGTTTCCATGCCAATTTAAACTTTAACTATGCTAAGAACAATTTAGTATACAATGACGAACCTTTGCGGACCGAAGATTATGCTTTCCGCTATAGGCAGCAGGGATTCCCCATTGGTCAGCAGTTTGGCTATTTAACCGATGGCTTCTGGAGGAGTCAGGAGGAAATCGACCAATCTGGCCTTACTTATCAAATTGGATTGGGACAGCCTCGGCCTGGGGACCTTAAATATAGGGATTTAACCGGTGACCAAATCATCAGCGAGCACGATATTGCACCTATTTTATACTCCAGTGTTCCGCAATATACCTTTGGAGGGGCCTTTAGTCTCAACTACAAAGATTTTGATATTTCATTCTTGCTACAAGGTGTCGCCAACGTAAGTAAAGGATATACCGGAAATGGTATCTTTGAGAATGCCGGGGGGACGAGTGTATTTTTTGATATCCATCGAAATGCGTGGACCCCCGAAAGAGCCGCCAATGGTGAGAAGATTTCTTATCCTGCCTTAGGTTCGTCCACCAACACCAATCATGTAGCCAACCAATTTTTTATTTGGGACGCATCCTATCTGCGAGTTAAGAATGTAGAAGTGGGCTACACATTCCCCCTTTCGATCAAATCAAAATTACACTTGCAAAATTTGCGGATATATGCCAATGCATTGAACCCGCTCACCTGGGATCGTATGCCAACAAAAGCCTATGACCCCGAGATAAGTTGGGTATTGGCATATCCCATTCAGCGGGTGTTTAACTTCGGGATTAATGTTGTTTTTTAATTTATTACCAACCAAAAAATAGAATGAAAACTAAATTTCTATCCATCATACTCTTGGGATTAATGGCAGTAGCAACCAGCTGCAAGAAATACCTAGACATTACTCCAGACGGTCGCATTTCGATGGACGATGTCTGGAATGACCCCAAAATGGCTGCAGCCTATCTCAATAGTGCCTATACCAATATGAATGTCAACCAAGGCGGAGCGCGTTATTTTACCTATGCTTTTTTGGAAAGCATAACCGATCTTTTTCATGATTCAGATGATCTCGAGCCGGATGCTCTGATTGCTAATATGTGGTACAAGGGAAGTTTGACACCTTCCTACGATCCTACCCAGCATCACGACGCTGCTCGCAATGGAAATGTCTACCAGGCATACTGGTCAGGGATTAGGCAATGCAATGTGTTTTTAGCCAACATTGACAAAGCGGTAATGAATACCGAGCTTGATCGTGCGCGTTTTAGAGCTGAAGTTAAGGTTTTAAGAGCATGGTATTATTTGCAGCTGTGTCGTAAATACGGACCTATGCCTATCATAAAAGAGCCCTTGCCCATCGATATGGACTTTAAAGGGCTAAAGCGTCCAGAATCATTCCAAGAAATCGCCGACTACATTGACCAGGAATGGCAAGATTTGAAAAATGTCCCCGAGCTACCCTGGCGGATTACCGTAGCTACAGAAAAAGGCAGGATGACCAAAGCAGTGATGTTACTTTTGCGTTCTCGTGCGCAGCTCTATGCCGCAAGCCCCTTGTATAACCCGGCCAATGATCCCGTAAAATGGGAGAAAGCCCGAGACTATGCTCGGGAGGCTATTGATTTATTGAAAGCAAACGGTAACTATCAGCTCTATCATGATTCCGATATCGGAGAGCAGTCTTACGAGAACTACTTTATCACCAATCAAGATTTTAGTCAATCACCACGTGATAAGGAGACGATTATGGAAAATCAGTTACCTACCTCTCTATACAATGGGTTCATTACCGGTATGAACGGATTTCCACAACGCGGTGATTTGGAGAAAGCAGGAAGTTGCCCCACACAAGAGCTAGTTGATATGTATGACGTACAATCCTCAGGCTTGCCCGTATTGGACCCTTCCAAGCCTTATTTGGACAATGATCATTTGCAGCCAAACTATTTTACAGCTTCTGGATATGACAGCCAGCATCCCTACGAAAATAGGGACCCCCGTTTTGCTGCTACCGTTTTTTACAATGGGTCTTATTCTCCCGGTACAGGAATAACCTTGCAAACCTATGTAGGAGGAGGATCTGAACTTCGGTCCTCTGATAGACGATACACGAGGACAGGTTACTATCTGAGAAAATTCATCAATCAAAATGTACCTGCCGGTCAAAATCCGGGGACCATTTGGAAAAGTATGCGTTTTGCAGAATTGTACCTCAACTTGGCCGAGGCTGAAAATGAGGTCAATGGTCCGGGGCAGGCCGTGACAGCAGCGATGAAGCCGATAAGGGATCGTGCACATATGCCAGACATTCCTCAACAAATTACCGATAAGAACATCATGAGAGCCTATCTGCAGAAAGAGCGTGCCGTTGAACTCGCATTGGAAGAGCAGCGAGTATGGGATGTCCGTCGCTGGAAAATATTAGATAAAACCGATAAACTCGTTACTGGAATGCGAATAACTAAGCAAAATGATGATATCTATAAGTATGAGCGTTTTGTAGTAGGGCACCGCGATTCATGGTCAGACAAATTTTTGATTTTTCCGATACCACTGACCGAAGTAGCTGTTTTAGGCAATGATTGGCAAAACCCAGGATGGTAAGCTAGTAATATGGACCAATGAATCTGAGCTTAATCTTCATTAAAAACAAACTATACCGATGAAAACAAAAACAAGAATATTGTTCATCACATACGTCCTTGTATGTTCGACCTTATTTTCCATTACAGGCTACGGCCAAGCGAAACAAGGAGAGAGCCGTGTAAACAAAACGACGGACTACTATGTTGCGGCCTATATCTGGCCTTCTTGTCATCATGATGAGCGTTTCGGAGATATGTTATGGCCAGAGCGTACGGGCGAATGGGAAGTCATCAAAAAGGGTACCCCTAGATTTGATGGACATTATCAACCTAAGCA encodes:
- a CDS encoding FecR family protein, translating into MKTYQYIHDLYYKFLANQISSYELQELFECLDDPHDEQLLKQLIQNTFSDPHATDYNQEVELLMDDVKHRLRAKLQPAPKKRSYRKLYVATAAAVALVTIGITFYFQIQRSSTQIQDTSITRLHPDIQPGGNKAVLTLSNGKRIQLDDSRTARYTEAGVTIRQDKDGSIAYAIQESQDVHTPGINAVEVPKGGQYKVTLPDGTKVWLNAASSLRYPTQFIGDLREVELTGEGYFDVTADKSMPFVVKSRGQFVKVLGTEFNINAYENEALVSTTLIEGKVHVSRAANRGDVRELHPGQQAVMSSGRIDIKNVNVSYYTGWKDGKFIVNREKLTVVLRQIERWYDVSFEYDKNIPDVPLWGTLSRGVLLSELLQALEANTGYHFRQEGRKVIMSQ
- a CDS encoding TonB-dependent receptor, which translates into the protein MRLTLILLLAGVFQVSAYTYAQRIHLTAKDASLESVLVDLQQQSGFNFLFKAEYFNRAKPVTLKVRDKTLNEVLSVVLADQPFDYQIKGNFVSLIPKKGRSPSESMKQQQIEGVVTDSLGTPLEGVSVLVKSTARGTSTDVNGVFYIDAKQGEVLEFKNVGYVTRELVVSAAQSKITVRLSAISSALDEVVVVAYGSQKKETVTGAVASISTKEIKQSPAANLAVTLAGRLPGLTTVQQSGEPGRDLTSLYLRGQRTLNGQAPLIMVDGVPRELTYIDPNEVQTVTILKDASATAVFGVRGANGVILVTTRRGISEKPEISFSSETGIQQFNRLPNPVNSAEYAELSNQAWMNDGRPAFSKFSEQAILHYRNQDRPDIYPDNDWMDILTKDNTMQQRFNLNVSGQAKAKAMRYFVNVGALSQNGLWKTEQTDYNANSSLKRYNFRSNIDLELNKNLRAFLNVAGYLELINAPNPDRGTDQLLYYSYIYPATMPGPLTPDGQVLTTLSESNPPWALINRSGYRQQKNVNVTASYGMEQKLDFVTPGLSAKVMASFDTRTIYRVDARQTFQQWIMDLVPDENGVEQPVYRRRDQQENTPLALSNSSDFMSYFNLQGSLNYSREFGEHAFTGLLLFQQDEQILNGDRLPYRIMGAASRLTYGYKSKYFVEFNAGYNGSEQFSRGNRFGFFPSVSGSWIVTREKFLAANDVLSLLKLRASYGKVGNDRLGGARFLYLDNISLAGGGYNPSLFNGQKINEILIGNPSLRWEVSSKVNLGFEIGLFNQFDVVVDVFNENTDNMLINRQQVSQIIGLSGLPPINAGVVKNKGYEIELRYRKNFKPDFGFHANLNFNYAKNNLVYNDEPLRTEDYAFRYRQQGFPIGQQFGYLTDGFWRSQEEIDQSGLTYQIGLGQPRPGDLKYRDLTGDQIISEHDIAPILYSSVPQYTFGGAFSLNYKDFDISFLLQGVANVSKGYTGNGIFENAGGTSVFFDIHRNAWTPERAANGEKISYPALGSSTNTNHVANQFFIWDASYLRVKNVEVGYTFPLSIKSKLHLQNLRIYANALNPLTWDRMPTKAYDPEISWVLAYPIQRVFNFGINVVF
- a CDS encoding RagB/SusD family nutrient uptake outer membrane protein; this encodes MKTKFLSIILLGLMAVATSCKKYLDITPDGRISMDDVWNDPKMAAAYLNSAYTNMNVNQGGARYFTYAFLESITDLFHDSDDLEPDALIANMWYKGSLTPSYDPTQHHDAARNGNVYQAYWSGIRQCNVFLANIDKAVMNTELDRARFRAEVKVLRAWYYLQLCRKYGPMPIIKEPLPIDMDFKGLKRPESFQEIADYIDQEWQDLKNVPELPWRITVATEKGRMTKAVMLLLRSRAQLYAASPLYNPANDPVKWEKARDYAREAIDLLKANGNYQLYHDSDIGEQSYENYFITNQDFSQSPRDKETIMENQLPTSLYNGFITGMNGFPQRGDLEKAGSCPTQELVDMYDVQSSGLPVLDPSKPYLDNDHLQPNYFTASGYDSQHPYENRDPRFAATVFYNGSYSPGTGITLQTYVGGGSELRSSDRRYTRTGYYLRKFINQNVPAGQNPGTIWKSMRFAELYLNLAEAENEVNGPGQAVTAAMKPIRDRAHMPDIPQQITDKNIMRAYLQKERAVELALEEQRVWDVRRWKILDKTDKLVTGMRITKQNDDIYKYERFVVGHRDSWSDKFLIFPIPLTEVAVLGNDWQNPGW